The window CCACGGCAACGATCTGCTCGCCGGGTTCGATGCCGCTGAGTACTTCGATGCTGTTGCGGCTCAGCTGGCCCACCTCGACCTGGCGGGCCGTCAGGCGTAGCACGCCGTCCTGCTCGCGAGCCACCCACACCTGCTTGACCTCGGGGCCGCTGTCGTCCGGACTGAACACCGCCTCCACCGGCACCAGCAGGCGGCTACCCAGGTCACGGCTGACCTGGGCCAAGTCAACCTTGACCGTGGCACTCATCCCCGGTAGCAGGTTGAGACCCTCGGGACGCGGCATGGACAGGGTCACCTGATAGGTCAGGGTCTTGGGATCAGGCTGGGTGCTGTGCTCCTTATAGACCGCCTCGAACTCGCGGCCGGGCAGGCTGTCGAGAATCACGCTGGGGTGATAGTCGCGGTTCTCTTCACGGCTGCGCAGGTTGGTCAGCAGGTTTTCCGGCATCTGAAACAGCACATCCAGCTGATTGCCGCTCTGCAGGGTGACGATGGGCTGCTTGGCCTGTACCACCTGGAAGTTGTCCACATGGGTATTGGCCACCACCGCGTCGAAGGGCGCCAGAATCCGCGTGTACTCCAGCTCCTGGCGGGCCAGGCTGAGGGCCGCGCTGGCCGAGTCCAGGTTGGCCTTGCGCTGGTCATGCTCGGCGCGGGAGATCATCTGCCGCTCCAGCAGCTTGGCGATGCGCTGGAACTGCACGTTGGCCAGGTCATAGCTGGCCTGGCGATCACGCAGGCGCAGGCGCTGGTCGGCGTCATCCAGGCTGGCAATCAGCTGACCGCGTTTCACCGGCTGTCCCTGCAGCACGTTGAGGGTCTTCAGCTGGCCGCCGATACGGAACGACAGCTCGGCCTCCTCGGTGGCCTTCAGGCGCGCGGGGAATTCGCGCAGGCGCGCCCCGGCCGGATCTTCCACGGTAAACAGCTTGACCAGGCGCGGCGCCTGTTCCTGGGGGGCGGGAGCCTGGTCGCAGGCACTCAGCAGCAGGCCGGCGGGCAGGCACAGAAAAAGCAGGGGACGAAGGTTCAAGGTGGCTATCCCTAATCTGGCGAGATCAATAAAAAGGCAGCCGGGTATAGGAAGTTCAACCGCCCTTTTTGGCGAGTCTGGCGGGTAGGAAGCGGCCGCGCAAGCGCCGCTTTGGGCACAGATCGGGCACAGATCGGGGGTTCATGCGTGGGTTTTCGACATCGCGGGGCCACGCAGCGGCTCAGTGCGTAGCCATTTCTCACCGAATCCCGGCACAGGGCCGAGCGCAGCCCTGCGGGGTCGTGGCCGCATCGGATCGGACTCTGGCTTGGCTGCCGGCTGTGTGGCCGGCACCTCGTCACGCGGCCGGCGGCGGCGCGCGCGCTGCGGGCCGGTAGTGCGCTTGCTCCAGCGCGCCGTGCTTCTCGAAGTGGGCGAGGATGGCGCGGATGGCGGTGGGTTCCTCGATGCTGGCGACGATCCGCACCGCGCCGCCGCAGTGGGCGCAGGTGGTGACGTCGATGGAAAAGACCCGCTTGAGCCGTTGCGCCCAGCTCATCGCACGGCGCTTCTGCTCGGGGCTGCGCGGCTCGTCGTGGGCGCTGACGTCCACTGGCGCCGCATCGCCCGCAGGCCGCTTGCCGCGCCCCGAGGGTGTCAACTGCGCGCGCAGATTCGCGTTCGGGGCGAATACGCCGTGGAAGCGGGTGAGATGCGCGCGAGGTGGCGGGACCAGTGCCGCCAGCTTGGCGATGAAGTCCACCGCATCCCATTCGACATGCGTGGTGCCATTGCGCCACGGCGTCTTGAGCTGATACCGCACCCTACCCTGCGGTGAGATCGACAGCCGCTGCTCGCTGATCGCCGGGCGCGTGATGTAGCGGCACAGCTTTTCGAGCTTGTGGCTTTCGTGTGCTTCCGCGGCCACGCCGGCATGCAGCGAGAAGCCA of the Stenotrophomonas bentonitica genome contains:
- a CDS encoding efflux RND transporter periplasmic adaptor subunit; its protein translation is MNLRPLLFLCLPAGLLLSACDQAPAPQEQAPRLVKLFTVEDPAGARLREFPARLKATEEAELSFRIGGQLKTLNVLQGQPVKRGQLIASLDDADQRLRLRDRQASYDLANVQFQRIAKLLERQMISRAEHDQRKANLDSASAALSLARQELEYTRILAPFDAVVANTHVDNFQVVQAKQPIVTLQSGNQLDVLFQMPENLLTNLRSREENRDYHPSVILDSLPGREFEAVYKEHSTQPDPKTLTYQVTLSMPRPEGLNLLPGMSATVKVDLAQVSRDLGSRLLVPVEAVFSPDDSGPEVKQVWVAREQDGVLRLTARQVEVGQLSRNSIEVLSGIEPGEQIVAVGGAELEEGQAVRPWVRERGL